TGTTCTGGCTAGCCTTCGAAGCCGTCCACCGCCTATGACACCGACAGCCGATTGAAGCCCACTATCGGCACGTCCGGTCTTCCACCTCAGCGACCTGGCGCCACGTCGCGCTGTTCCGGCCGTAGTGGTGTCAGTTCGGTACCTGCCTGGCCCCGACAGCAGGGGGTTCAGCGGCGCTACGGTCGCACGGTCGGCACGCTGAACGGGATGGGGACCGTCCGCACGCCGAGCCGGCGCAGGTCCGCCGTCAGCGTCGGGTCGCGGTCCATCCGGGTGCGCCGGACTCGCCGCCGGGCGCGGCGGGCGGGCGTGCCGGCCCGCCCGAAGATCGCAACGGTGCGGGCGTTCCCGCTGGGGTCGTGCCGGCACAGCGCGACCAGCCCGTCCACGCCTAGACTGGCCAGCCGTGTCGCCCACTGCTGCGGCAGGTCGTACGGCGTGATGGCGGGCAGCTCGACGGTGACGCCGAAGGAGCAGGCACGCGGGGCCGTGGTGTCGGCCAGACGCAGGCCCGGCGGGGTGGCGACGAACAACCGGCGCCGGTCGACGTCCGACGGGTCGATCACCCGCAGCCCGCGGAAGACCTCCACGAACGCGCCGTAGGCGACGTCCGACCAGTAGCAGGTGCCGGCGGGGGCCGGCAGGTCGAAGCGGTTGGCCCCCGGAGGGTCGCTGGTGAAGTTCCAGGCCGAGTTCAGCGCGCCCGCGCGGTTGCGATGCCAGTACAGCCGGTACAGCGTCCGCGGGGCGCGCCTCGGTGGTCGGAGGGGGAACCCCGTCAGGTCGGCCGGCGGCGGTCCCAGGCTCATCGGCTGAGGGCGGCGGCCCAGTCCCGGGCGGCGGTGCTCACCGCGACGCGGCCCTCCGGGCCGGACTCGAACAGCACGTCGATCGGCGCCTGGCCGTCCAGGTCGACATCCGGAGTGCGCAGCCACGACGCGACCGTCCACGCGGACACCAGCCGTTCGGGCAGCAGGGCCAGCACCTCGGCCAGCCCGGGCGCCGGGCGCCGAGCGCGGAACTGGAACGCCGGGTACACGGTCTTGCCGTCCCCAGTCGTCAGCGCCAGCAGCCCCTTGCGCTTGTGGACCGCCTGCCGGCTGATCCTCTCGCCGGCCGGGGCCAGCAGCTCGGCCACCCCGGAGGTGTCGTAGAACTCGCCGAGGTGCTCGACCCAGACATCAGCCGCATCGACGATGCGGTCGGCCGCCTGCTCGGCGAGCCGCTGCAGGTCGTCGCTGCGCTCGAGCACGGTCCCCTCCGGGTCGCGCCGGGTGAGCTCGCGCAGCATCTCCGCCATCAGGCTGACGTGGCTGCGCGGCAGGGTCGGCAGCGCGGCCGTCAGTCGGGCGACCGGGTCGTCGGCCACCGTCGGCCGGGTCCGCGCTCGCGTGGCGACCACGCCGGCTCGCTGCGATGGCATCCGGACTCCCCTCATGCCAACCCTGTCAACCGCAAATGTACCCCGCGCGTCAACCCTGTCAACCATCCGACTGCTGCCACCGTCTCGCAAGTCTGCTGCTGCCGGCATGCCGGATGTCCGTGGGCCACCCGCAGCTCAAGCGGACAGCCGCTCTTCTATAGCCGGTCACGAACCCAGTCGGCCTGGGACTTAGTCTCGCGGTACGGGTGCTGCCCGATCCAGCGACCGAAGGCGTCGGCGACATCGACGAGCTTCCAGCTGTGACCAGCACCCTTGGTAGCGGTCTCGAACTGGACCACGCGAGCTCGCAACCTGCGTTCGTCCATCGGCGAGTAGACGATCATCCAGACCCGCTGGGGCGGGGCGACGAAGCCATCCCAAGGCAGGTCAACGAACCGCTCGAAGGCGGAGATGAGTCTGTCGATCTGGCTCATGACCGGTCCCCCGTGTCGATCGGTCGGAGCAGGTGTCGGAATCCGACTTCGACCACCCCCCCGGCGTTCTTGAGCTCGAGGTAACCGCGCTGACCGGCTCGGTCAGCCTGGGACTCCGCTTCAAACGGGCTGAGGTCCAGGAAACCCGTCCACGAAGTGTTGAAGGCAGCCTGACCTCGACCGCCCTGCAGGTGTCCGAGCAGCAAGGCGTATGCGGTGCTCGCTGGTCTAGCTTCGAGGATCTGACGCAACTTCGTGACGCGTCCCTCAAGGTGGCCGGTCTGGGTCCAGGACGAGGCAGCGTTTCGGCCTATCTTGGCGGCGGTCGCCTGGTTGTACGTATCGGGGAACGCCTTCTGCACGGAAGCAGTCAGATCAGCGGAGTTGACCAACTCTCCAGGGGGTGCGTCCAGTACGGCGGGAGCTGAGGCACGGAAGACAGAATCACGCGCAAAGGCACACAGCCCTGCAAGCTGGGCCTGCGCCTCTGGGTCTTCGTCCCAAAGGTCGCGCAGCGCACGGAACAAGATTCGCGACGGG
This sequence is a window from Actinomycetes bacterium. Protein-coding genes within it:
- a CDS encoding RES domain-containing protein codes for the protein MSLGPPPADLTGFPLRPPRRAPRTLYRLYWHRNRAGALNSAWNFTSDPPGANRFDLPAPAGTCYWSDVAYGAFVEVFRGLRVIDPSDVDRRRLFVATPPGLRLADTTAPRACSFGVTVELPAITPYDLPQQWATRLASLGVDGLVALCRHDPSGNARTVAIFGRAGTPARRARRRVRRTRMDRDPTLTADLRRLGVRTVPIPFSVPTVRP